In a single window of the Coffea eugenioides isolate CCC68of chromosome 3, Ceug_1.0, whole genome shotgun sequence genome:
- the LOC113765738 gene encoding uncharacterized protein LOC113765738: MKSVPLTPNSSAKSSTTATSSGTSMESESRDSYYFPGCRKDANCNCEMCIESMNATLDLMPQSNYRGSMTKRSISKPTLRRSPISFNTSTLSTPKSRTETVKMSPPLNSTARICFHDKLKRKEKHFRFGVSVIRLLWGLSLILAAEFGFSWVVSGILRPELSREKVRILGEKSLVSKDLNERLSFLKKDLWGLVGKQISHYSYVGSPWKINQDGFILNSRNVLYKSLTEEVSIWGWPLQTAGLLTAEFSSRSFTILSGRVTEWTNGEVGYLIRNSNTSWVQGKWSASAVQLDPNTWILEYQQRPVIENSRLISAALHFLKFRLIRELKNVQQEFWLIFAFGKQYSGSTGQNLKIPT; the protein is encoded by the exons ATGAAATCAGTACCGTTAACCCCAAATTCTTCTGCAAAATCATCCACAACGGCAACCAGCTCCGGCACAAGCATGGAATCTGAATCAAGGGATAGCTATTATTTTCCGGGATGTCGAAAAGATGCCAACTGCAACTGCGAAATGTGCATAGAAAGCATGAATGCCACCCTTGATCTTATGCCCCAAAGCAATTACAGAGGCTCTATGACTAAGCGTTCAATTTCGAAGCCTACTCTTCGAAGAAGTCCCATCTCATTCAACACTTCAACTCTTTCAACCCCTAAATCAAGGACCGAAACTGTTAAGATGTCACCGCCCCTGAATTCCACTGCAAGAATCTGCTTTCATGACAAGTTGAAGAGAAAGGAGAAACATTTCAGATTTGGGGTCTCTGTGATTAGATTGCTGTGGGGTCTGAGCTTGATTTTGGCTGCGGAATTTGGATTCTCTTGGGTGGTTTCTGGGATACTTAGGCCTGAATTATCACGGGAAAAAGTGAGGATTTTGGGCGAGAAATCACTTGTATCTAAGGACTTGAATGAAAGGTTATCGTTCTTGAAGAAAGATTTATGGGGTTTGGTTGGTAAGCAGATCTCACATTATAGCTATGTTGGTTCTCCCTGGAAAATCAATCAG GATGGGTTTATTTTGAATTCCCGAAATGTGCTGTACAAATCCCTGACAGAAGAGGTGAGCATCTGGGGTTGGCCTTTGCAGACAGCTGGATTGCTCACAGCAGAATTTTCTTCACGGTCATTCACAATCTTATCAGGAAGAGTCACTGAG TGGACAAATGGGGAGGTGGGGTATTTGATTCGAAACAGTAATACTTCATGGGTACAAGGAAAATGGAGTGCTTCTGCTGTTCAATTGGATCCAAATACATGGATTCTCGAGTATCAACAAAGGCCTGTAATTGAGAACTCGAGATTGATTTCAGCAGCACTGCACTTTCTGAAATTCAGACTGATCAGAGAACTGAAAAATGTGCAGCAGGAGTTTTGGCTGATATTTGCATTTGGCAAACAGTACAGCGGTTCAACAGGACAGAACCTCAAAATCCCGACATAG